From Methanosarcina lacustris Z-7289, one genomic window encodes:
- a CDS encoding flippase-like domain-containing protein, which produces MPAYNEAVRIENTVSITAETLSKITDSFEIIIAEDGSTDGTDRIATRLSEQYSYVKHLHSNERQGRGRALNRAFKAASGDVLCYIDVDLATDMSYLEKLVRAVSTDGYDFATGSRIMPDSDAKRPFKREFASWGYNSLVRLLLHSKLYDHQCGFKAFRRGALFELLDDIENQHWFWDTELLVRAQQRGYRVLEFPVYWRHGGSSKVNLVKDVLGMGSEIFRLWWELFFPGFFSGKGKIFLTAFLALLILALAATFLGASDVLNNIQQVSLGTLALSSLVYCISWPLRGIRFQQILNRLGSHYGLGFLTGSIFISQSANVVLPARIGDLSRMYILKKSKDLAFTTSLSAMAVERVFDIIAITFIAAIASSSVAARFELASWMESLIKFSGIVVLLFFAALFVLSFRESRRNKRYGEKAFASFSGEPLNKIKEFAFTFIHQMSVVAVRPGAFVAVIAFSLLLWGMDVLTCFLVLKAIPSAGADMYSASTISLIFLAVALGNIVKTFPITPGAIGTYEVALTAVFGLGGIRPEVGFTVAVLDHIIKNSITLIGGGLALSGLGLRWREVLSTNTDTLKGM; this is translated from the coding sequence CTGCCTGCTTATAACGAAGCAGTCAGAATAGAAAACACGGTCTCGATAACAGCAGAGACTCTTTCAAAGATAACTGATTCTTTTGAGATCATCATAGCAGAGGATGGGAGCACGGACGGTACGGACCGGATAGCTACACGGCTTTCGGAACAGTACTCTTATGTCAAGCACCTGCATTCCAACGAACGACAGGGCAGGGGAAGAGCCCTGAACAGGGCTTTTAAGGCAGCCTCAGGAGATGTGCTCTGCTATATTGATGTGGATCTTGCAACAGATATGAGTTATCTGGAAAAATTGGTCAGAGCTGTAAGTACGGATGGCTATGACTTTGCCACCGGTTCGAGAATAATGCCTGACAGTGATGCAAAAAGACCTTTTAAGCGGGAGTTTGCAAGCTGGGGATACAACTCCCTTGTGCGGCTTCTTTTGCATTCAAAACTCTATGACCACCAGTGTGGTTTTAAGGCTTTCAGAAGAGGTGCTCTCTTTGAATTACTCGACGATATTGAGAATCAGCACTGGTTCTGGGATACCGAGTTGCTTGTCAGAGCCCAGCAACGGGGATACAGGGTTCTGGAGTTCCCTGTCTACTGGAGGCACGGAGGGTCGAGCAAGGTCAATTTAGTAAAGGATGTTCTTGGAATGGGGTCTGAGATTTTCCGCCTTTGGTGGGAACTCTTTTTTCCTGGTTTCTTTTCAGGAAAAGGGAAAATTTTCTTAACAGCCTTTCTTGCACTTCTAATCCTTGCACTCGCTGCAACCTTTCTGGGTGCTTCCGACGTTCTAAACAATATTCAGCAGGTGTCTCTGGGCACTCTGGCTCTTTCTTCTCTGGTTTACTGCATTTCCTGGCCGCTTCGAGGTATTCGTTTCCAGCAGATCCTTAACAGGCTTGGAAGCCATTACGGGCTTGGATTTCTTACAGGAAGTATTTTCATCAGCCAGTCTGCAAATGTGGTCCTTCCTGCACGAATAGGGGACCTGAGCAGGATGTATATCCTGAAAAAAAGTAAAGATCTTGCCTTTACAACAAGCCTTTCTGCTATGGCCGTAGAAAGGGTCTTTGACATAATTGCAATTACCTTCATTGCAGCAATTGCTTCTTCAAGTGTAGCTGCCAGGTTTGAACTTGCTTCCTGGATGGAGTCCCTGATTAAGTTCTCAGGGATTGTAGTTCTCCTTTTCTTTGCAGCTCTCTTTGTATTATCTTTTAGAGAAAGCCGCAGGAATAAGAGATATGGGGAAAAGGCTTTTGCAAGTTTTTCCGGAGAACCTCTTAATAAAATAAAAGAATTTGCATTCACTTTTATTCACCAGATGAGCGTCGTTGCTGTCCGTCCCGGAGCGTTTGTTGCAGTTATTGCATTCTCTCTTCTTTTATGGGGGATGGATGTCCTTACCTGTTTTCTGGTTTTGAAAGCCATTCCTTCAGCTGGGGCAGATATGTATTCAGCGTCCACAATATCCCTGATTTTCCTGGCAGTAGCTCTCGGAAATATCGTAAAAACTTTCCCGATTACTCCTGGAGCTATAGGGACATATGAGGTTGCCCTTACTGCAGTGTTCGGGCTTGGAGGAATCAGGCCGGAAGTCGGGTTTACGGTCGCTGTGCTTGATCACATAATAAAGAACTCGATCACACTGATTGGAGGCGGGCTCGCTCTCTCGGGACTCGGGCTCAGGTGGAGAGAAGTTCTTTCAACGAATACCGATACGCTGAAAGGAATGTGA
- a CDS encoding ArsR/SmtB family transcription factor gives MSEKKTIEVRDAYSLPEDVLEAVHTALNEDVEEIASLFKVLADPTRLRILKALEIQSLCVCVLVEATDQKHSALSYHLKLLKEAGLVDSRRERSFQIYDLTEFGNLLLKHIERHFEKS, from the coding sequence ATGTCTGAGAAAAAAACAATAGAGGTCCGGGATGCTTACTCCCTTCCGGAAGATGTGCTCGAGGCTGTTCACACTGCACTGAATGAGGATGTTGAAGAGATCGCAAGTCTGTTCAAGGTTCTTGCAGATCCGACCCGCCTGAGAATTCTTAAAGCCCTTGAAATCCAGAGCCTCTGCGTCTGTGTCCTTGTTGAAGCTACGGACCAGAAGCACTCCGCACTTTCTTACCACCTCAAGCTCTTAAAGGAAGCAGGGCTCGTGGATTCAAGGAGAGAGCGCAGTTTCCAGATCTACGACCTTACGGAATTCGGAAACCTGCTCCTGAAGCACATTGAAAGACACTTTGAAAAAAGTTAA